The Papaver somniferum cultivar HN1 chromosome 3, ASM357369v1, whole genome shotgun sequence genome includes a region encoding these proteins:
- the LOC113357456 gene encoding uncharacterized protein LOC113357456 isoform X1 yields the protein MDSVKMDHDGEHLTEDTSAELLLFPRYDIFGEPEVVPRVGDQYQVEIPERERESDNFKNTASHFETAGTSHSSPMRLSIPVMWVYDQVDDIKLEGIKLQRAPDGRMGANRSERKARHKYSDHKGIKAKVEPFVKLDSRENSTLAGNRMDADLPSMNEKCDLVAKNYCPVPGLVSNSWRDVEKDRFLLGLYIFGKNLVQVKKFVESKQMGDIQSYYYGRFFRSDAHRRWSEGRKIRSKKCVHGQKIFTGLRQQELLSRLLPHVPKECRNAFMEMQVGKKLTDGTITLEDYVSMMKETVGIETLVEAVGIGKGKRDLTGISDSVRSNQAIPVRQEIPTGKECNSLTSADILKFLNGDFRLSKARSNDLFWEAVWPRLLARGWHSEQPKYQGYNNGNKNSLVFLIPDVKKFSRKRHVKGNHYFDSVTDVLDKVVSDPTLLDVEVEEAPIEDDNNEAHEWNPEMDQDIHSDHQRHCYLKPPLSSSNSDLVKFTVVDTSLINGERPFKMRDLRTLPVETNNASTPSSISGETIGVSFKERLDYPDSVDMLVDGTQQDTVTSRPRKGNSNADNLVGVSRQCVSINGSVISSFSMENHEFQYAAVNDNQHVGKMSRCILQKRAKSGESNSSVPVKKRKKIGPRAKKERSLSTNNISTHFGVKEEEPSSNLDSPDACEHMVPEVYPFQDKVSSGSSTKEDRHDSNEKLGSRRAEQRPMIDLNALPEYEDSDPFFMEEGDFHCDESTKGLSLPAEVIQPEDLQTSVRTSNGISSAEDQPTLNARRQSSRNRPLTAKALEALAGGYITTNRKSRDKKSVSRDNSFTRPSPRVRAKGCVAAGSANTKVDERVEEACSSNTDMLRESRIRSEIEGCDELMLSLSLSLKLPYHSEIFAERYNQPG from the exons ATGGATTCTGTCAAAATGGATCACGACGGTGAGCACCTTACTGAAGACACATCTGCCGAGCTTTTGCTTTTTCCAAGGTATGATATCTTCGGGGAACCAGAAGTAGTTCCTCGAGTTGGAGATCAGTACCAGGTGGAAATTCCAGAAAGAGAAAGGGAATCGGACAACTTCAAGAATACCGCATCTCATTTCGAAACAGCTGGTACTAGTCATTCTTCACCAATGAGATTATCCATCCCAGTTATGTGGGTGTATGATCAAGTTGATGATATCAAACTTGAAGGGATAAAATTGCAACGGGCCCCAGATGGTAGAATGGGTGCAAATAGGTCTGAAAGGAAAGCCAGGCACAAATATTCAGACCATAAAGGTATTAAAGCTAAAGTTGAACCTTTTGTGAAATTGGATAGTAGAGAAAATAGTACATTAGCTGGCAACCGGATGGATGCGGATTTACCCTCAATGAATGAGAAATGTGACTTAGTTGCCAAAAATTACTGTCCAGTTCCAGGTTTGGTAAGCAATTCCTGGAGGGATGTTGAGAAGGATAGATTTCTCCTTGGTCTTTATATTTTTGGGAAGAATCTTGTTCAGGTGAAGAAATTTGTTGAAAGTAAACAGATGGGTGATATACAGTCATATTACTACGGGAGATTTTTTAGGTCTGATGCACACCGTCGATGGTCAGAAGGCAGGAAGATAAGAAGCAAAAAATGTGTACACGGGCAAAAGATTTTCACTGGATTGCGGCAACAAGAACTGTTATCACGTTTGCTTCCCCAtgttcccaaggagtgcagaaatgCTTTCATGGAG ATGCAGGTGGGGAAGAAATTAACAGATGGTACAATTACGCTCGAGGACTATGTTTCTATGATGAAGGAAACAGTTGGCATAGAAACACTGGTAGAAGCTGTGGGAATCGGCAAGGGTAAGCGAGATTTGACTGGCATTTCAGACTCTGTAAGGAGCAACCAAGCTATCCCTGTTCGTCAAGAAATTCCAACCGGCAAAGAGTGTAACTCTCTTACATCTGCGGACATCCTTAAGTTTTTAAACGGTGATTTCCGTTTAAGCAAAGCTCGGTCTAATGATCTATTTTGGGAAGCCGTTTGGCCCCGTTTACTTGCCAGAGGATGGCACTCTGAGCAACCTAAGTATCAAGGTTATAATAATGGTAACAAGAATTCTTTAGTGTTTCTCATTCCGGATGTTAAGAAGTTCTCAAGAAAACGACATGTGAAAGGAAATCACTATTTTGATTCTGTCACCGACGTTTTGGACAAAGTGGTATCTGATCCAACTCTTCTTGACGTTGAGGTAGAAGAAGCACCTATAGAAGATGACAACAACGAAGCGCATGAGTGGAATCCAGAGATGGATCAGGATATTCATTCAGATCATCAACGCCATTGTTATCTGAAACCGCCGCTTTCAAGTTCTAATTCAGATCTAGTGAAGTTTACTGTTGTGGATACCAGtttgataaatggagaaagaccATTCAAGATGAGAGATCTAAGAACCTTACCCGTTGAGACCAATAATGCTTCTACTCCATCAAGTATATCTGGAGAAACTATCGGAGTAAGCTTTAAAGAGCGCCTGGACTATCCAGACTCAGTTGATATGTTGGTTGATGGCACTCAGCAAGATACTGTTACTAGTAGGCCGAGGAAGGGTAACTCTAATGCAGATAATCTAGTTGGTGTTTCAAGGCAGTGTGTGTCGATTAATGGCTCAGTTATTAGCAGTTTTTCCATGGAGAATCACGAGTTTCAGTATGCTGCAGTTAATGACAACCAGCATGTGGGGAAGATGTCGAGGTGTATATTACAAAAGAGAGCAAAATCTGGAGAGTCAAACTCTAGTGTTCCAGtgaagaaacgaaaaaaaatagGTCCTCGTGCTAAAAAAGAGAGAAGCTTGAGTACAAATAACATATCTACACATTTTGGAGTAAAAGAAGAGGAGCCCTCTTCCAATTTAGACTCACCTGACGCCTGTGAACATATGGTTCCTGAAGTATATCCATTTCAAGATAAAGTATCGTCTGGTTCTTCAACTAAAGAAGACCGACATGATAGCAATGAAAAGCTAGGCAGTCGGAGAGCTGAACAGCGGCCTATGATCGATCTAAATGCACTACCAGAATATGAAGATAGTGATCCCTTCTTCATGGAGGAGGGGGATTTCCATTGCGATGAAAGTACGAAGGGTTTGTCTCTTCCAGCTGAAGTAATCCAACCAGAGGATCTTCAAACGTCAGTGAGAACCTCAAATGGTATCTCTAGTGCTGAGGATCAGCCTACTCTTAATGCCCGCCGACAGAGTTCAAGAAATCGACCGCTAACCGCAAAAGCATTGGAAGCTCTGGCTGGTGGGTACATAACCACAAATAGGAAATCAAGGGACAAGAAATCTGTGTCAAGAGATAACTCATTTACAAGGCCCTCTCCTCGAGTCCGTGCAAAGGGTTGTGTTGCTGCAGGGAGTGCCAATACCAAGGTGGATGAGAGGGTTGAGGAAGCATGCAGTAGTAACACTGACATGCTTAGGGAATCCCGTATTCGGTCTGAAATAGAAGGATGTGATGAGTTAATGTTGAGCTTGAGCTTGAGCCTGAAACTTCCCTATCATTCTGAAATTTTTGCTGAAAGATACAATCAACCTGGCTAG
- the LOC113357456 gene encoding uncharacterized protein LOC113357456 isoform X2, whose translation MDSVKMDHDGEHLTEDTSAELLLFPRYDIFGEPEVVPRVGDQYQVEIPERERESDNFKNTASHFETAGTSHSSPMRLSIPVMWVYDQVDDIKLEGIKLQRAPDGRMGANRSERKARHKYSDHKGIKAKVEPFVKLDSRENSTLAGNRMDADLPSMNEKCDLVAKNYCPVPGLVSNSWRDVEKDRFLLGLYIFGKNLVQVKKFVESKQMGDIQSYYYGRFFRSDAHRRWSEGRKIRSKKCVHGQKIFTGLRQQELLSRLLPHVPKECRNAFMEVGKKLTDGTITLEDYVSMMKETVGIETLVEAVGIGKGKRDLTGISDSVRSNQAIPVRQEIPTGKECNSLTSADILKFLNGDFRLSKARSNDLFWEAVWPRLLARGWHSEQPKYQGYNNGNKNSLVFLIPDVKKFSRKRHVKGNHYFDSVTDVLDKVVSDPTLLDVEVEEAPIEDDNNEAHEWNPEMDQDIHSDHQRHCYLKPPLSSSNSDLVKFTVVDTSLINGERPFKMRDLRTLPVETNNASTPSSISGETIGVSFKERLDYPDSVDMLVDGTQQDTVTSRPRKGNSNADNLVGVSRQCVSINGSVISSFSMENHEFQYAAVNDNQHVGKMSRCILQKRAKSGESNSSVPVKKRKKIGPRAKKERSLSTNNISTHFGVKEEEPSSNLDSPDACEHMVPEVYPFQDKVSSGSSTKEDRHDSNEKLGSRRAEQRPMIDLNALPEYEDSDPFFMEEGDFHCDESTKGLSLPAEVIQPEDLQTSVRTSNGISSAEDQPTLNARRQSSRNRPLTAKALEALAGGYITTNRKSRDKKSVSRDNSFTRPSPRVRAKGCVAAGSANTKVDERVEEACSSNTDMLRESRIRSEIEGCDELMLSLSLSLKLPYHSEIFAERYNQPG comes from the exons ATGGATTCTGTCAAAATGGATCACGACGGTGAGCACCTTACTGAAGACACATCTGCCGAGCTTTTGCTTTTTCCAAGGTATGATATCTTCGGGGAACCAGAAGTAGTTCCTCGAGTTGGAGATCAGTACCAGGTGGAAATTCCAGAAAGAGAAAGGGAATCGGACAACTTCAAGAATACCGCATCTCATTTCGAAACAGCTGGTACTAGTCATTCTTCACCAATGAGATTATCCATCCCAGTTATGTGGGTGTATGATCAAGTTGATGATATCAAACTTGAAGGGATAAAATTGCAACGGGCCCCAGATGGTAGAATGGGTGCAAATAGGTCTGAAAGGAAAGCCAGGCACAAATATTCAGACCATAAAGGTATTAAAGCTAAAGTTGAACCTTTTGTGAAATTGGATAGTAGAGAAAATAGTACATTAGCTGGCAACCGGATGGATGCGGATTTACCCTCAATGAATGAGAAATGTGACTTAGTTGCCAAAAATTACTGTCCAGTTCCAGGTTTGGTAAGCAATTCCTGGAGGGATGTTGAGAAGGATAGATTTCTCCTTGGTCTTTATATTTTTGGGAAGAATCTTGTTCAGGTGAAGAAATTTGTTGAAAGTAAACAGATGGGTGATATACAGTCATATTACTACGGGAGATTTTTTAGGTCTGATGCACACCGTCGATGGTCAGAAGGCAGGAAGATAAGAAGCAAAAAATGTGTACACGGGCAAAAGATTTTCACTGGATTGCGGCAACAAGAACTGTTATCACGTTTGCTTCCCCAtgttcccaaggagtgcagaaatgCTTTCATGGAG GTGGGGAAGAAATTAACAGATGGTACAATTACGCTCGAGGACTATGTTTCTATGATGAAGGAAACAGTTGGCATAGAAACACTGGTAGAAGCTGTGGGAATCGGCAAGGGTAAGCGAGATTTGACTGGCATTTCAGACTCTGTAAGGAGCAACCAAGCTATCCCTGTTCGTCAAGAAATTCCAACCGGCAAAGAGTGTAACTCTCTTACATCTGCGGACATCCTTAAGTTTTTAAACGGTGATTTCCGTTTAAGCAAAGCTCGGTCTAATGATCTATTTTGGGAAGCCGTTTGGCCCCGTTTACTTGCCAGAGGATGGCACTCTGAGCAACCTAAGTATCAAGGTTATAATAATGGTAACAAGAATTCTTTAGTGTTTCTCATTCCGGATGTTAAGAAGTTCTCAAGAAAACGACATGTGAAAGGAAATCACTATTTTGATTCTGTCACCGACGTTTTGGACAAAGTGGTATCTGATCCAACTCTTCTTGACGTTGAGGTAGAAGAAGCACCTATAGAAGATGACAACAACGAAGCGCATGAGTGGAATCCAGAGATGGATCAGGATATTCATTCAGATCATCAACGCCATTGTTATCTGAAACCGCCGCTTTCAAGTTCTAATTCAGATCTAGTGAAGTTTACTGTTGTGGATACCAGtttgataaatggagaaagaccATTCAAGATGAGAGATCTAAGAACCTTACCCGTTGAGACCAATAATGCTTCTACTCCATCAAGTATATCTGGAGAAACTATCGGAGTAAGCTTTAAAGAGCGCCTGGACTATCCAGACTCAGTTGATATGTTGGTTGATGGCACTCAGCAAGATACTGTTACTAGTAGGCCGAGGAAGGGTAACTCTAATGCAGATAATCTAGTTGGTGTTTCAAGGCAGTGTGTGTCGATTAATGGCTCAGTTATTAGCAGTTTTTCCATGGAGAATCACGAGTTTCAGTATGCTGCAGTTAATGACAACCAGCATGTGGGGAAGATGTCGAGGTGTATATTACAAAAGAGAGCAAAATCTGGAGAGTCAAACTCTAGTGTTCCAGtgaagaaacgaaaaaaaatagGTCCTCGTGCTAAAAAAGAGAGAAGCTTGAGTACAAATAACATATCTACACATTTTGGAGTAAAAGAAGAGGAGCCCTCTTCCAATTTAGACTCACCTGACGCCTGTGAACATATGGTTCCTGAAGTATATCCATTTCAAGATAAAGTATCGTCTGGTTCTTCAACTAAAGAAGACCGACATGATAGCAATGAAAAGCTAGGCAGTCGGAGAGCTGAACAGCGGCCTATGATCGATCTAAATGCACTACCAGAATATGAAGATAGTGATCCCTTCTTCATGGAGGAGGGGGATTTCCATTGCGATGAAAGTACGAAGGGTTTGTCTCTTCCAGCTGAAGTAATCCAACCAGAGGATCTTCAAACGTCAGTGAGAACCTCAAATGGTATCTCTAGTGCTGAGGATCAGCCTACTCTTAATGCCCGCCGACAGAGTTCAAGAAATCGACCGCTAACCGCAAAAGCATTGGAAGCTCTGGCTGGTGGGTACATAACCACAAATAGGAAATCAAGGGACAAGAAATCTGTGTCAAGAGATAACTCATTTACAAGGCCCTCTCCTCGAGTCCGTGCAAAGGGTTGTGTTGCTGCAGGGAGTGCCAATACCAAGGTGGATGAGAGGGTTGAGGAAGCATGCAGTAGTAACACTGACATGCTTAGGGAATCCCGTATTCGGTCTGAAATAGAAGGATGTGATGAGTTAATGTTGAGCTTGAGCTTGAGCCTGAAACTTCCCTATCATTCTGAAATTTTTGCTGAAAGATACAATCAACCTGGCTAG
- the LOC113357456 gene encoding uncharacterized protein LOC113357456 isoform X3 has translation MDSVKMDHDGEHLTEDTSAELLLFPRYDIFGEPEVVPRVGDQYQVEIPERERESDNFKNTASHFETAGTSHSSPMRLSIPVMWVYDQVDDIKLEGIKLQRAPDGRMGANRSERKARHKYSDHKVPGLVSNSWRDVEKDRFLLGLYIFGKNLVQVKKFVESKQMGDIQSYYYGRFFRSDAHRRWSEGRKIRSKKCVHGQKIFTGLRQQELLSRLLPHVPKECRNAFMEMQVGKKLTDGTITLEDYVSMMKETVGIETLVEAVGIGKGKRDLTGISDSVRSNQAIPVRQEIPTGKECNSLTSADILKFLNGDFRLSKARSNDLFWEAVWPRLLARGWHSEQPKYQGYNNGNKNSLVFLIPDVKKFSRKRHVKGNHYFDSVTDVLDKVVSDPTLLDVEVEEAPIEDDNNEAHEWNPEMDQDIHSDHQRHCYLKPPLSSSNSDLVKFTVVDTSLINGERPFKMRDLRTLPVETNNASTPSSISGETIGVSFKERLDYPDSVDMLVDGTQQDTVTSRPRKGNSNADNLVGVSRQCVSINGSVISSFSMENHEFQYAAVNDNQHVGKMSRCILQKRAKSGESNSSVPVKKRKKIGPRAKKERSLSTNNISTHFGVKEEEPSSNLDSPDACEHMVPEVYPFQDKVSSGSSTKEDRHDSNEKLGSRRAEQRPMIDLNALPEYEDSDPFFMEEGDFHCDESTKGLSLPAEVIQPEDLQTSVRTSNGISSAEDQPTLNARRQSSRNRPLTAKALEALAGGYITTNRKSRDKKSVSRDNSFTRPSPRVRAKGCVAAGSANTKVDERVEEACSSNTDMLRESRIRSEIEGCDELMLSLSLSLKLPYHSEIFAERYNQPG, from the exons ATGGATTCTGTCAAAATGGATCACGACGGTGAGCACCTTACTGAAGACACATCTGCCGAGCTTTTGCTTTTTCCAAGGTATGATATCTTCGGGGAACCAGAAGTAGTTCCTCGAGTTGGAGATCAGTACCAGGTGGAAATTCCAGAAAGAGAAAGGGAATCGGACAACTTCAAGAATACCGCATCTCATTTCGAAACAGCTGGTACTAGTCATTCTTCACCAATGAGATTATCCATCCCAGTTATGTGGGTGTATGATCAAGTTGATGATATCAAACTTGAAGGGATAAAATTGCAACGGGCCCCAGATGGTAGAATGGGTGCAAATAGGTCTGAAAGGAAAGCCAGGCACAAATATTCAGACCATAAAG TTCCAGGTTTGGTAAGCAATTCCTGGAGGGATGTTGAGAAGGATAGATTTCTCCTTGGTCTTTATATTTTTGGGAAGAATCTTGTTCAGGTGAAGAAATTTGTTGAAAGTAAACAGATGGGTGATATACAGTCATATTACTACGGGAGATTTTTTAGGTCTGATGCACACCGTCGATGGTCAGAAGGCAGGAAGATAAGAAGCAAAAAATGTGTACACGGGCAAAAGATTTTCACTGGATTGCGGCAACAAGAACTGTTATCACGTTTGCTTCCCCAtgttcccaaggagtgcagaaatgCTTTCATGGAG ATGCAGGTGGGGAAGAAATTAACAGATGGTACAATTACGCTCGAGGACTATGTTTCTATGATGAAGGAAACAGTTGGCATAGAAACACTGGTAGAAGCTGTGGGAATCGGCAAGGGTAAGCGAGATTTGACTGGCATTTCAGACTCTGTAAGGAGCAACCAAGCTATCCCTGTTCGTCAAGAAATTCCAACCGGCAAAGAGTGTAACTCTCTTACATCTGCGGACATCCTTAAGTTTTTAAACGGTGATTTCCGTTTAAGCAAAGCTCGGTCTAATGATCTATTTTGGGAAGCCGTTTGGCCCCGTTTACTTGCCAGAGGATGGCACTCTGAGCAACCTAAGTATCAAGGTTATAATAATGGTAACAAGAATTCTTTAGTGTTTCTCATTCCGGATGTTAAGAAGTTCTCAAGAAAACGACATGTGAAAGGAAATCACTATTTTGATTCTGTCACCGACGTTTTGGACAAAGTGGTATCTGATCCAACTCTTCTTGACGTTGAGGTAGAAGAAGCACCTATAGAAGATGACAACAACGAAGCGCATGAGTGGAATCCAGAGATGGATCAGGATATTCATTCAGATCATCAACGCCATTGTTATCTGAAACCGCCGCTTTCAAGTTCTAATTCAGATCTAGTGAAGTTTACTGTTGTGGATACCAGtttgataaatggagaaagaccATTCAAGATGAGAGATCTAAGAACCTTACCCGTTGAGACCAATAATGCTTCTACTCCATCAAGTATATCTGGAGAAACTATCGGAGTAAGCTTTAAAGAGCGCCTGGACTATCCAGACTCAGTTGATATGTTGGTTGATGGCACTCAGCAAGATACTGTTACTAGTAGGCCGAGGAAGGGTAACTCTAATGCAGATAATCTAGTTGGTGTTTCAAGGCAGTGTGTGTCGATTAATGGCTCAGTTATTAGCAGTTTTTCCATGGAGAATCACGAGTTTCAGTATGCTGCAGTTAATGACAACCAGCATGTGGGGAAGATGTCGAGGTGTATATTACAAAAGAGAGCAAAATCTGGAGAGTCAAACTCTAGTGTTCCAGtgaagaaacgaaaaaaaatagGTCCTCGTGCTAAAAAAGAGAGAAGCTTGAGTACAAATAACATATCTACACATTTTGGAGTAAAAGAAGAGGAGCCCTCTTCCAATTTAGACTCACCTGACGCCTGTGAACATATGGTTCCTGAAGTATATCCATTTCAAGATAAAGTATCGTCTGGTTCTTCAACTAAAGAAGACCGACATGATAGCAATGAAAAGCTAGGCAGTCGGAGAGCTGAACAGCGGCCTATGATCGATCTAAATGCACTACCAGAATATGAAGATAGTGATCCCTTCTTCATGGAGGAGGGGGATTTCCATTGCGATGAAAGTACGAAGGGTTTGTCTCTTCCAGCTGAAGTAATCCAACCAGAGGATCTTCAAACGTCAGTGAGAACCTCAAATGGTATCTCTAGTGCTGAGGATCAGCCTACTCTTAATGCCCGCCGACAGAGTTCAAGAAATCGACCGCTAACCGCAAAAGCATTGGAAGCTCTGGCTGGTGGGTACATAACCACAAATAGGAAATCAAGGGACAAGAAATCTGTGTCAAGAGATAACTCATTTACAAGGCCCTCTCCTCGAGTCCGTGCAAAGGGTTGTGTTGCTGCAGGGAGTGCCAATACCAAGGTGGATGAGAGGGTTGAGGAAGCATGCAGTAGTAACACTGACATGCTTAGGGAATCCCGTATTCGGTCTGAAATAGAAGGATGTGATGAGTTAATGTTGAGCTTGAGCTTGAGCCTGAAACTTCCCTATCATTCTGAAATTTTTGCTGAAAGATACAATCAACCTGGCTAG